In one Pseudomonas sp. SG20056 genomic region, the following are encoded:
- the birA gene encoding bifunctional biotin--[acetyl-CoA-carboxylase] ligase/biotin operon repressor BirA, with amino-acid sequence MLALLRLLQDGRFHSGEALGAALGVSRSAVWKQLQALQAELSLPLHKVRGRGYQLATPLQLLDADWLNAQVDAPQWHMCVMPSVDSTNAEALRLLPAAQTLPFYVLAERQTSGRGRRGRSWVSPFGENLYYSLVVRVEGGMRQLEGMSLAVGLALLQVIRGFGVAEAGLKWPNDVLVDERKLAGILLELSGDPADVCHVVIGIGLNVNMLAADQGAIGQPWTSMRAELGRLLNRNELVSELNRQLSRYLDIQLRDGFAALQDEWQACHLWQGGSVALTAGGEPIEGEVLGVDRSGAIRLRVDGVERSFSGGELSLRLRDDS; translated from the coding sequence ATGCTTGCATTGTTAAGGCTTCTTCAAGACGGGCGTTTCCACTCCGGTGAGGCGCTTGGCGCGGCTTTGGGAGTGAGCCGCTCTGCTGTGTGGAAACAGTTACAGGCTTTGCAGGCTGAATTGTCGTTACCCTTGCACAAGGTGCGCGGGCGTGGCTATCAGTTGGCGACGCCACTGCAGCTGCTGGATGCTGACTGGCTAAATGCTCAGGTGGATGCTCCGCAGTGGCATATGTGCGTTATGCCCAGTGTGGACTCGACCAATGCGGAGGCATTACGGCTGTTGCCTGCGGCGCAGACTCTGCCGTTCTATGTGCTCGCTGAGCGGCAAACCAGTGGGCGAGGGCGGCGGGGGCGTAGTTGGGTAAGTCCCTTCGGCGAGAATCTGTATTACAGCCTGGTTGTTCGTGTTGAGGGTGGCATGCGTCAGCTTGAAGGCATGAGCCTCGCTGTCGGCTTGGCGTTGTTACAGGTTATTCGCGGCTTTGGCGTGGCCGAGGCCGGATTGAAGTGGCCCAACGATGTGCTGGTCGATGAGCGAAAGCTGGCGGGCATCCTATTAGAGCTGTCCGGCGACCCGGCTGATGTGTGTCATGTGGTCATTGGGATTGGCTTGAATGTGAATATGCTCGCGGCTGATCAGGGGGCTATTGGTCAGCCCTGGACTTCGATGCGTGCTGAGCTGGGGCGTCTGTTAAATCGCAATGAGCTGGTCAGTGAGTTGAATCGGCAGCTGTCGCGCTATCTGGATATTCAGCTGCGTGATGGTTTCGCGGCTTTGCAGGATGAGTGGCAGGCTTGTCACCTTTGGCAGGGGGGATCAGTTGCGCTAACGGCTGGCGGTGAGCCTATAGAAGGTGAGGTTTTAGGGGTGGATCGTTCTGGGGCCATTCGTCTTCGTGTTGATGGGGTTGAGCGAAGCTTTAGCGGCGGTGAGCTTAGCCTGAGGTTGCGTGATGATTCTTGA
- a CDS encoding pantothenate kinase, whose protein sequence is MILELDCGNTFIKWRLLGGGKATADVGGVVDSDQALIEVVREQAVQLRACRLVSVRSDEETAQLISQLEQAFAVECRAARPAVSLSGVRNGYEQYERLGLDRWLAVVGAYQLSGKAALVIDLGTAVTSDFVGADGRHLGGFICPGVPLMRTQLRTHTRRTRYDSDEAARALEDLVPGRATAEAVERGCLLMLRGFVSGQVAMAAELLGSDFDVFLTGGDAPLVMDVIPGARVVPDLVFIGLAIACPID, encoded by the coding sequence ATGATTCTTGAGCTCGACTGCGGTAATACCTTTATTAAGTGGCGCTTGCTGGGTGGTGGCAAGGCTACGGCAGACGTAGGCGGTGTCGTTGACTCGGATCAGGCGCTTATAGAGGTTGTCCGCGAGCAAGCAGTGCAGCTACGTGCCTGTCGTCTGGTGAGTGTGCGCAGTGACGAAGAGACTGCGCAGTTGATCTCCCAGCTTGAGCAGGCTTTTGCTGTCGAGTGTCGTGCAGCTCGGCCTGCTGTTTCCTTGTCGGGTGTGCGCAATGGCTATGAGCAGTACGAGCGCCTTGGGCTTGATCGCTGGCTTGCGGTGGTAGGGGCTTATCAGTTATCGGGCAAGGCTGCGCTGGTTATTGACCTGGGCACTGCGGTTACTTCGGATTTTGTGGGGGCAGATGGTAGGCACCTGGGCGGCTTTATTTGCCCGGGCGTGCCGCTGATGCGCACGCAGTTGCGAACCCACACCCGCAGAACACGTTATGACAGCGATGAGGCGGCCAGGGCGCTTGAGGATTTGGTGCCGGGGCGGGCGACTGCTGAGGCTGTTGAGCGTGGATGTTTGTTGATGCTGCGTGGTTTTGTCAGTGGCCAGGTGGCGATGGCGGCAGAGCTGCTGGGCAGTGATTTTGATGTTTTCCTCACTGGTGGGGATGCTCCGCTGGTGATGGATGTTATTCCGGGGGCGCGGGTTGTGCCGGATCTGGTGTTTATCGGCTTGGCGATCGCTTGCCCCATAGATTGA
- a CDS encoding SPOR domain-containing protein, with protein MRWMFLWLVVLNLFYYVWHQQQAPLRVTEIAPLNMAQDSKRDIRLLSESSAPPRREVAVAQSAEAVCLFLGSFEVMADASAVEQRLLSLDIQSRVQSMDAAAGVDYWVYLPPLASRQASLRQLRELQARKIDSYIITQGDLANGISLGIFPRSDSAQSVMQRLRDAGYEPSLRELTRAHRSFWVRISPQSRRLADDSLLQRLAFDFKGLEQQLMPCEGVASPQ; from the coding sequence ATGCGCTGGATGTTCTTGTGGTTGGTTGTGCTGAATCTGTTCTATTACGTGTGGCATCAGCAGCAGGCTCCTTTGCGGGTTACTGAGATTGCACCGCTAAATATGGCGCAAGACAGTAAGCGCGATATTCGCCTGCTCAGTGAGTCGAGCGCGCCGCCGCGACGAGAGGTTGCTGTAGCGCAGTCTGCTGAGGCTGTGTGCTTGTTTCTCGGTAGTTTTGAGGTGATGGCGGATGCGTCTGCGGTCGAACAACGGTTGTTGAGTCTGGATATTCAGTCGCGTGTGCAAAGTATGGATGCGGCGGCGGGCGTCGATTACTGGGTGTATCTACCGCCGCTGGCTTCACGGCAGGCGTCTCTGCGCCAGTTGCGGGAGCTGCAGGCACGCAAGATCGATAGTTACATCATTACCCAGGGCGATTTGGCCAACGGTATTTCCCTGGGCATCTTTCCGCGCAGCGATTCGGCGCAGAGTGTCATGCAGCGTTTGCGTGATGCCGGGTACGAGCCGTCTCTGCGTGAGCTGACGCGCGCACACCGCAGTTTCTGGGTGCGTATCTCTCCGCAAAGTCGGCGTCTGGCGGATGATTCCTTGCTGCAGCGTTTGGCTTTTGACTTCAAGGGCTTAGAGCAGCAATTAATGCCGTGTGAGGGGGTTGCAAGCCCTCAGTAG
- the tuf gene encoding elongation factor Tu, producing the protein MAKEKFERNKPHVNVGTIGHVDHGKTTLTAALTRVCSEVFGSAKVDFDKIDSAPEEKARGITINTAHVEYDSSVRHYAHVDCPGHADYVKNMITGAAQMDGAILVCSAADGPMPQTREHILLSRQVGVPYIVVFLNKADMVDDAELLELVEMEVRDLLSTYDFPGDDTPIIIGSALMALNGQDDNEMGTSAVKKLVETLDSYIPEPVRAIDKPFLMPIEDVFSISGRGTVVTGRIERGIVKIQEEIEIVGLRDTTKTTCTGVEMFRKLLDEGRAGENCGVLLRGTKRDDVERGQVLVKPGSVKPHTTFTAEVYVLSKEEGGRHTPFFKGYRPQFYFRTTDVTGNCELPEGVEMVMPGDNIQMTVTLIKTIAMEEGLRFAIREGGRTVGAGVVAKIIA; encoded by the coding sequence ATGGCTAAAGAAAAGTTTGAGCGTAACAAGCCGCACGTCAACGTTGGCACTATCGGTCACGTTGACCACGGTAAAACCACTCTGACCGCTGCTCTGACCCGCGTCTGCTCCGAAGTGTTCGGTTCGGCCAAGGTTGACTTCGACAAGATCGACAGCGCCCCAGAAGAAAAAGCTCGCGGTATCACCATTAACACCGCTCACGTTGAATACGATTCGTCCGTGCGTCACTACGCGCACGTTGACTGCCCAGGTCACGCTGACTACGTAAAAAACATGATCACCGGTGCTGCGCAGATGGACGGCGCTATCCTGGTTTGCTCGGCCGCTGATGGTCCGATGCCGCAAACTCGTGAGCACATCCTGCTGTCCCGTCAGGTAGGCGTTCCGTACATCGTTGTCTTCCTGAACAAGGCCGACATGGTTGACGACGCTGAGCTGCTGGAGCTGGTTGAAATGGAAGTGCGCGACCTGCTCAGCACTTACGATTTCCCAGGCGACGACACTCCGATCATCATCGGTTCCGCTCTGATGGCTCTGAACGGCCAAGACGACAACGAAATGGGCACCAGCGCTGTTAAGAAGCTGGTTGAAACTCTGGACAGCTACATCCCGGAGCCAGTTCGTGCAATCGACAAGCCGTTCCTGATGCCAATCGAAGACGTGTTCTCGATCTCCGGTCGTGGCACCGTGGTAACTGGCCGTATCGAGCGCGGTATCGTCAAGATCCAGGAAGAAATCGAGATCGTTGGTCTGCGTGACACCACCAAGACTACCTGTACTGGTGTTGAAATGTTCCGCAAGCTGCTCGACGAAGGTCGTGCTGGTGAGAACTGCGGCGTTCTGCTGCGCGGCACCAAGCGTGACGACGTAGAGCGTGGTCAGGTTCTGGTCAAGCCAGGTTCGGTTAAGCCGCACACCACCTTCACTGCAGAAGTGTATGTGTTGAGCAAAGAAGAAGGCGGTCGTCACACTCCGTTCTTCAAGGGCTACCGTCCTCAGTTCTACTTCCGTACTACTGACGTGACTGGTAACTGCGAACTGCCGGAAGGCGTTGAGATGGTAATGCCAGGTGACAACATCCAGATGACTGTCACTCTGATCAAGACCATCGCAATGGAAGAAGGTCTGCGTTTCGCTATTCGTGAAGGCGGTCGTACCGTCGGCGCTGGCGTCGTAGCTAAGATCATCGCTTAA
- the secE gene encoding preprotein translocase subunit SecE, with amino-acid sequence MNVKAEAKDSRFDLLKWLVVAALVIAGVVGNQYFSAEPILYRVLALLVIAALAGVIALQTSKGQAFWVLAKEARVEIRKVVWPTRQETTQTTLIVVAVVLVMALLLWGLDSLLGWLVSLIVG; translated from the coding sequence ATGAATGTTAAGGCTGAAGCCAAAGACTCTCGCTTCGATCTGCTTAAGTGGCTTGTAGTTGCTGCTCTGGTAATCGCAGGCGTAGTCGGTAATCAGTATTTCTCTGCTGAGCCTATTCTGTATCGTGTTCTGGCTTTGCTGGTTATTGCAGCATTGGCTGGTGTAATTGCACTGCAAACCTCAAAAGGTCAGGCTTTTTGGGTGTTGGCAAAAGAAGCTCGCGTTGAAATTCGTAAGGTCGTTTGGCCAACTCGCCAAGAAACCACGCAGACAACTCTGATTGTTGTGGCTGTTGTTTTGGTTATGGCGCTGTTGTTGTGGGGTTTAGATTCCCTGCTTGGTTGGCTTGTTTCGTTGATTGTAGGCTAA
- the nusG gene encoding transcription termination/antitermination protein NusG, with the protein MAKRWYVVHAYSGYEKHVMRSLVERVKLAGMEDVFGEILVPTEEVVEMRNGQKRKSERKFFPGYVLVQMEMSEATWHLIKNTPRVMGFIGGTADKPAPITEKEADAILRRVADSGDKPKPKTLFEPGEMVRVTDGPFADFSGVVEEVNYEKSRIQVAVTIFGRSTPVELEFSQVEKA; encoded by the coding sequence GTGGCTAAGCGTTGGTACGTCGTGCATGCTTACTCGGGTTACGAGAAGCATGTTATGCGCTCGTTGGTCGAGCGCGTGAAGCTCGCTGGTATGGAAGACGTTTTTGGCGAGATTCTGGTCCCCACTGAAGAAGTAGTGGAGATGCGGAACGGTCAGAAGCGCAAGAGTGAGCGTAAGTTCTTCCCGGGGTATGTGCTGGTGCAGATGGAGATGAGCGAGGCGACTTGGCATTTGATCAAGAACACTCCGCGCGTCATGGGCTTCATCGGTGGTACAGCAGATAAGCCTGCGCCGATCACTGAAAAAGAAGCTGATGCCATTCTGCGTCGTGTTGCCGATAGTGGTGACAAGCCGAAGCCGAAAACATTGTTCGAGCCGGGCGAAATGGTGCGCGTGACCGATGGTCCGTTTGCTGATTTCAGCGGTGTTGTTGAAGAAGTTAATTACGAGAAGAGCCGAATCCAGGTAGCAGTGACTATTTTTGGTCGCTCTACACCGGTCGAGCTGGAGTTCAGTCAGGTCGAAAAGGCATAA
- the rplK gene encoding 50S ribosomal protein L11 — MAKKITAYIKLQVKAAQANPSPPVGPALGQHGVNIMEFCKAFNARTQGMEPGLPTPVIITVYSDRSFTFETKSTPASVLLKKAAGLTSGSARPNTVKVGTVTRAQLEEIAKTKQADLTAADMDAAVRTIAGSARSMGLNVEGV; from the coding sequence ATGGCTAAGAAGATTACGGCTTATATCAAGCTGCAAGTAAAGGCTGCACAAGCCAACCCGTCGCCACCTGTCGGCCCAGCTCTGGGTCAGCACGGCGTAAACATCATGGAATTCTGCAAGGCGTTCAATGCCCGTACCCAGGGCATGGAGCCTGGTCTGCCGACTCCAGTGATCATCACTGTTTATAGCGACCGTAGCTTCACCTTTGAAACCAAGTCCACCCCTGCTTCGGTTCTGCTGAAGAAGGCTGCTGGCCTGACCAGCGGTTCGGCTCGTCCGAACACCGTTAAGGTTGGTACCGTGACTCGTGCTCAGCTGGAAGAGATCGCCAAAACCAAACAGGCTGATCTGACTGCCGCTGATATGGATGCAGCTGTGCGTACCATCGCCGGCTCCGCTCGTAGCATGGGCCTCAACGTGGAGGGTGTGTAA
- the rplA gene encoding 50S ribosomal protein L1, protein MAKLTKRQKAIAEKVEAGKAYNFVEAAALLAELSAVKFSESVDIAVNLGVDPRKSDQVVRGATVLPNGSGKSVRVAVFTQGPAAEAALAAGADRVGMDELAAEMKGGDLNYDVVIASPDAMRVVGQLGQVLGPRGLMPNPKVGTVTPDVATAVKNAKAGQVRFRTDKNGIIHGSVGKVGFDAEKLKQNVEALISDLKRLKPSTSKGIYVKRVTLSTTMGPGLVIDQSSLDA, encoded by the coding sequence ATGGCTAAGTTGACCAAGCGTCAAAAGGCAATCGCTGAGAAAGTTGAAGCTGGCAAGGCTTACAACTTTGTTGAAGCAGCCGCTCTGCTGGCTGAGCTGTCCGCAGTTAAGTTCTCTGAGTCGGTAGATATCGCCGTCAACCTCGGTGTTGACCCGCGTAAATCCGACCAAGTTGTACGTGGCGCTACCGTGCTGCCGAACGGCTCGGGCAAAAGCGTTCGCGTTGCCGTGTTCACCCAAGGCCCAGCTGCTGAAGCCGCTCTGGCTGCCGGCGCTGATCGCGTAGGTATGGATGAGCTGGCTGCCGAAATGAAAGGCGGCGACCTGAACTATGACGTAGTAATTGCTTCCCCGGATGCAATGCGCGTTGTGGGTCAGTTGGGTCAAGTGCTCGGCCCGCGTGGCCTGATGCCGAACCCGAAAGTCGGTACCGTTACCCCTGACGTGGCTACCGCTGTGAAAAACGCCAAAGCTGGTCAAGTACGTTTCCGTACTGACAAGAACGGCATCATCCACGGTTCCGTCGGCAAAGTTGGTTTTGACGCCGAGAAGCTGAAGCAGAACGTTGAAGCGCTGATTTCTGACCTCAAGCGTCTGAAGCCATCGACTTCGAAAGGCATCTACGTCAAGCGCGTAACCCTGAGCACCACTATGGGCCCAGGTCTGGTCATCGATCAAAGCTCGCTCGACGCGTAA
- the rplJ gene encoding 50S ribosomal protein L10, translated as MAIKLEDKKAIVAEVNEAAKVALSAVVADARGVTVGAMTGLRKEAREAGVYVRVVRNTLLKRAVEGTDYSVLNDVFKGPTLIAFSKEHPGAAARIFKEFAKGQDKFEIKAAAFEGKFLAANEIDVLASLPTRDEAIAKLMSVIQGATSKLARTLAAIRDQKEATAA; from the coding sequence GTGGCAATTAAACTCGAAGACAAGAAGGCCATCGTCGCTGAAGTCAACGAGGCTGCCAAAGTCGCCCTGTCCGCTGTTGTGGCTGATGCCCGCGGTGTGACTGTAGGCGCTATGACCGGACTCCGTAAAGAGGCCCGCGAAGCTGGCGTATACGTACGTGTTGTACGTAATACCCTGCTCAAGCGCGCTGTTGAAGGCACCGATTACTCGGTCCTCAACGACGTGTTCAAAGGCCCGACCCTGATTGCATTCTCCAAGGAACATCCGGGCGCTGCTGCTCGTATTTTCAAAGAGTTCGCCAAGGGTCAGGACAAGTTCGAGATCAAGGCAGCTGCGTTCGAGGGCAAGTTCCTCGCAGCAAACGAGATCGACGTGTTGGCTTCGCTGCCAACTCGCGACGAAGCCATTGCGAAGCTGATGAGCGTGATCCAAGGCGCTACCAGCAAGCTGGCTCGTACTCTGGCGGCCATTCGCGACCAGAAAGAAGCTACCGCTGCCTAA
- the rplL gene encoding 50S ribosomal protein L7/L12: MSLTNEQIIEAIGQKTVLEVVELIKAMEETFGVTAAVAAAGPAAAAAVVEEQTEFNVMLVEAGEKKVNVIKAVRELTGLGLKEAKAVVDGAPAMVLEAVAKDAADKAKAALEEAGAKVELK; the protein is encoded by the coding sequence ATGTCTCTGACTAACGAACAAATCATCGAAGCAATTGGCCAGAAAACCGTTCTGGAAGTTGTTGAACTGATCAAAGCAATGGAAGAAACCTTCGGCGTAACCGCTGCTGTTGCTGCAGCTGGCCCAGCTGCTGCCGCCGCTGTTGTTGAAGAGCAAACCGAATTCAACGTGATGTTGGTTGAAGCCGGCGAGAAGAAAGTAAACGTGATCAAGGCAGTTCGTGAGCTGACCGGTCTGGGCCTGAAAGAAGCCAAGGCTGTCGTTGACGGCGCTCCTGCCATGGTTCTGGAAGCTGTTGCGAAAGACGCAGCTGACAAAGCCAAAGCTGCTTTGGAAGAAGCTGGCGCCAAAGTCGAGCTCAAGTAA
- the rpoB gene encoding DNA-directed RNA polymerase subunit beta: MAYSYTEKKRIRKDFSKLPDVMDVPYLLAIQLDSYREFLQAGATKDQFRDIGLHAAFKSVFPIISYSGNAALEYVGYRLGEPAFDVKECTLRGVTYAVPLRVKVRLIIFDKESSNKAIKDIKEQEVYMGEIPLMTENGTFVINGTERVIVSQLHRSPGVFFDHDRGKTHSSGKLLYSARIIPYRGSWLDFEFDPKDAVFVRIDRRRKLPASVLLRALGYSTEEVLDAFYATNVFHVKGETLNLELVPQRLRGEIAVLDILDDKGKVIVEQGRRITARHINQLDKAGIKELQVPIDYLIGRTSAKAIVHPATGEIIAECNTELNVEILAKVVKAQVVRIETLYTNDIDCGPFISDTLKIDSTTNQLEALVEIYRMMRPGEPPTKDAAETLFNNLFFSAERYDLSAVGRMKFNRRIGRTEIEGSGVLSKEDIVEVLKTLVDIRNGKGIVDDIDHLGNRRVRCVGEMAENQFRVGLVRVERAVKERLSMAESEGLMPQDLINAKPVAAAVKEFFGSSQLSQFMDQNNPLSEITHKRRVSALGPGGLTRERAGFEVRDVHPTHYGRVCPIETPEGPNIGLINSLAAYARTNQYGFLESPYRVVKDTLVTDEIVFLSAIEEADHVIAQASATMNNKGQLVDELVAVRHLNEFTVKAPEDVTLMDVSPKQVVSVAASLIPFLEHDDANRALMGSNMQRQAVPTLRADKPLVGTGMERNVARDSGVCVVARRGGVIDSVDASRVVVRVNDDEVETGEAGVDIYNLTKYTRSNQNTCINQRPLVSKGDKVERSDILADGPSTDMGELALGQNMRVAFMPWNGYNFEDSICLSERVVQEDRFTTIHIQELTCVARDTKLGSEEITSDIPNVGESALNKLDEAGIVYVGAEVGPGDILVGKVTPKGETQLTPEEKLLRAIFGEKASDVKDTSLRVPTGTKGTVIDVQVFTRDGVERDARALSIEKSQLDEIRKDLNEEFRIVEGATFERLRSALVGKKVEGGAGLKKGAEVTDEFLDGLERGQWFKLRMADDALNEQLEKAQAYISDRRQLLDDKFEDKKRKLQQGDDLAPGVLKIVKVYLAIRRRIQPGDKMAGRHGNKGVVSVIMPVEDMPHDIHGTPVDIVLNPLGVPSRMNVGQILETHLGLAAKGLGEKINRMLEEQRKVAELRKFMQQIYNEIGGRQESLDELSDQEILRLAHNLKGGVPMATPVFDGAKESEIKAMLKLADLPESGQMRLIDGRTGNQFERPTTVGYMYMLKLNHLVDDKMHARSTGSYSLVTQQPLGGKAQFGGQRFGEMEVWALEAYGAAYTLQEMLTVKSDDVNGRTKMYKNIVDGDHRMEPGMPESFNVLIKEIRSLGIDIDLETE; this comes from the coding sequence ATGGCTTACTCATATACTGAGAAAAAACGTATCCGCAAGGACTTTAGCAAGTTGCCGGATGTCATGGATGTGCCTTATCTCCTGGCCATCCAGCTGGATTCGTATCGCGAATTCCTGCAGGCAGGGGCGACCAAGGACCAGTTCCGCGACATTGGCCTGCATGCGGCCTTCAAGTCTGTTTTCCCGATTATCAGCTATTCCGGCAATGCTGCTCTGGAATATGTCGGTTATCGCTTGGGCGAGCCGGCTTTTGATGTCAAGGAATGTACGCTGCGCGGCGTAACCTATGCCGTACCGCTGCGGGTAAAAGTCCGTCTGATCATTTTCGACAAAGAATCGTCGAACAAAGCGATCAAGGACATCAAAGAGCAAGAAGTGTACATGGGCGAAATTCCGCTCATGACCGAGAACGGTACCTTCGTTATCAACGGTACCGAGCGCGTTATCGTCTCCCAGTTGCACCGCTCCCCAGGTGTGTTCTTCGACCACGACCGTGGCAAGACACATAGCTCGGGCAAGCTGCTGTACTCGGCGCGGATTATTCCTTACCGCGGTTCCTGGTTGGACTTCGAGTTCGATCCGAAGGACGCCGTGTTCGTGCGTATCGACCGTCGTCGCAAGCTGCCGGCTTCCGTACTGCTGCGCGCGCTGGGCTACAGCACTGAAGAAGTGCTGGACGCGTTCTACGCGACCAACGTTTTCCACGTTAAGGGCGAAACCCTGAATCTGGAACTGGTTCCGCAGCGTCTGCGTGGTGAAATTGCCGTCCTCGATATCCTCGATGACAAGGGCAAGGTCATCGTTGAGCAAGGCCGCCGGATTACCGCGCGCCATATCAACCAGTTGGACAAGGCCGGCATCAAAGAGCTGCAAGTGCCTATCGACTACCTGATCGGTCGCACCTCGGCCAAGGCAATCGTGCACCCGGCTACCGGCGAAATTATCGCTGAGTGCAACACCGAGCTGAACGTCGAGATCCTGGCCAAAGTGGTCAAGGCTCAGGTTGTGCGCATCGAAACGCTGTACACCAACGACATCGATTGCGGTCCGTTCATCTCCGACACCCTGAAGATCGACAGCACCACCAATCAGTTGGAAGCGCTGGTCGAGATCTATCGCATGATGCGTCCTGGCGAGCCGCCAACCAAGGATGCTGCCGAGACCCTGTTCAACAACCTGTTCTTCAGCGCCGAGCGTTACGACCTGTCGGCCGTTGGCCGTATGAAGTTCAACCGTCGTATCGGTCGCACCGAAATCGAAGGTTCGGGCGTGCTGAGCAAGGAAGACATCGTCGAGGTGCTCAAGACCCTCGTTGATATCCGTAACGGTAAAGGCATCGTCGACGACATCGATCACCTGGGTAACCGTCGTGTTCGCTGCGTAGGCGAAATGGCCGAGAACCAGTTCCGCGTTGGCCTGGTACGTGTTGAGCGTGCGGTCAAAGAGCGTCTGTCGATGGCCGAAAGCGAAGGCCTGATGCCGCAAGACCTGATTAACGCCAAGCCGGTTGCGGCTGCCGTTAAAGAGTTCTTCGGTTCCAGCCAGCTCTCGCAGTTTATGGACCAGAACAACCCGCTCTCCGAGATCACCCACAAGCGCCGTGTTTCGGCTCTTGGCCCGGGCGGTCTGACCCGTGAGCGTGCCGGCTTCGAAGTCCGTGACGTACACCCGACCCACTACGGCCGTGTGTGCCCGATCGAGACCCCTGAAGGTCCGAACATCGGTCTGATCAACTCCCTGGCAGCCTATGCTCGCACCAACCAGTACGGCTTCCTCGAGAGCCCGTACCGTGTGGTGAAAGACACCCTGGTTACCGACGAAATCGTGTTCCTGTCCGCCATCGAAGAGGCCGATCACGTGATCGCCCAAGCTTCGGCGACCATGAACAACAAAGGTCAGCTGGTTGATGAGTTGGTGGCCGTACGTCACCTCAACGAATTCACCGTTAAAGCGCCTGAAGACGTCACCCTGATGGACGTATCGCCTAAGCAGGTAGTTTCGGTTGCTGCTTCGTTGATTCCGTTCCTCGAGCACGACGACGCCAACCGTGCGTTGATGGGGTCGAACATGCAGCGTCAGGCTGTACCAACCCTGCGCGCTGACAAGCCGCTGGTCGGTACCGGCATGGAGCGCAACGTAGCGCGCGATTCCGGCGTTTGCGTCGTGGCTCGCCGTGGCGGTGTGATCGACTCCGTCGATGCCAGCCGTGTGGTTGTTCGCGTCAATGACGACGAAGTTGAAACTGGCGAAGCCGGTGTCGACATCTACAACCTGACCAAATACACCCGCTCCAACCAGAACACCTGCATCAACCAGCGTCCGCTGGTGAGCAAAGGTGACAAGGTTGAGCGCAGCGACATCCTGGCCGACGGTCCGTCCACTGATATGGGTGAGCTGGCTCTGGGTCAGAACATGCGCGTCGCGTTCATGCCGTGGAACGGTTACAACTTCGAAGACTCCATCTGCCTCTCCGAGCGCGTGGTGCAAGAAGATCGTTTCACCACCATCCACATCCAGGAACTGACCTGTGTGGCGCGTGACACCAAGCTCGGCTCGGAAGAAATCACTTCCGACATCCCGAACGTCGGTGAATCGGCGCTGAACAAGCTGGACGAAGCAGGCATCGTATATGTCGGCGCTGAAGTGGGCCCAGGTGACATTCTGGTCGGCAAGGTCACGCCAAAAGGCGAAACCCAACTGACTCCGGAAGAGAAGCTGCTGCGTGCGATCTTCGGTGAGAAGGCGTCTGACGTTAAAGACACCTCCCTGCGTGTGCCAACTGGCACCAAAGGTACCGTTATCGACGTGCAGGTCTTCACTCGTGATGGCGTGGAGCGCGATGCGCGTGCCCTGTCGATCGAGAAGAGCCAGCTCGACGAGATCCGTAAGGACCTCAACGAAGAGTTCCGCATCGTTGAAGGTGCAACCTTCGAGCGTCTGCGTTCCGCTCTGGTTGGTAAGAAAGTTGAAGGCGGCGCTGGCCTGAAGAAAGGCGCAGAAGTCACCGACGAGTTCCTCGACGGCCTCGAGCGCGGCCAGTGGTTCAAACTGCGCATGGCTGACGATGCCCTGAACGAGCAGTTGGAAAAGGCCCAGGCCTACATTTCCGACCGCCGTCAGCTGCTCGACGACAAGTTTGAAGACAAGAAGCGCAAACTGCAGCAGGGCGATGACCTGGCTCCAGGCGTGCTGAAGATCGTCAAGGTCTACCTGGCAATCCGTCGCCGCATCCAGCCGGGTGACAAGATGGCCGGTCGTCACGGTAACAAGGGTGTGGTCTCGGTGATCATGCCGGTTGAAGACATGCCGCACGACATCCACGGTACGCCGGTGGACATCGTACTGAACCCGCTGGGCGTACCATCGCGTATGAACGTCGGTCAGATCCTTGAAACCCACCTGGGCCTCGCGGCCAAAGGTCTGGGTGAGAAGATCAACCGCATGCTCGAAGAGCAGCGCAAGGTCGCTGAACTGCGTAAGTTCATGCAGCAGATCTACAACGAGATCGGCGGTCGTCAGGAAAGCCTGGATGAGTTGAGCGATCAGGAAATCCTTCGTTTGGCGCACAACCTCAAAGGCGGTGTGCCGATGGCCACCCCGGTGTTCGACGGTGCCAAGGAAAGCGAAATCAAGGCCATGCTGAAACTGGCTGATCTGCCAGAAAGCGGCCAGATGCGCCTGATCGACGGTCGTACTGGTAACCAGTTCGAGCGTCCGACCACCGTTGGCTACATGTACATGCTGAAACTGAACCACCTGGTGGACGACAAGATGCACGCGCGTTCCACGGGTTCCTACAGCCTGGTTACTCAGCAGCCGCTGGGTGGTAAGGCGCAGTTCGGTGGTCAGCGCTTCGGTGAGATGGAGGTCTGGGCACTGGAAGCCTACGGCGCCGCCTACACCCTGCAGGAAATGCTGACCGTGAAGTCGGACGACGTGAACGGCCGTACCAAGATGTACAAAAACATCGTGGACGGTGATCACCGTATGGAGCCGGGCATGCCCGAGTCCTTCAACGTACTGATCAAAGAGATCCGTTCGCTGGGTATCGACATCGATCTGGAAACCGAATAA